Proteins co-encoded in one Spirosoma endbachense genomic window:
- a CDS encoding SusC/RagA family TonB-linked outer membrane protein: MKKLLPIFLLLLGIGLRIQAQTRTITGRVSSPENEDMPGVSILIKGSNTGTVTTANGTYQLAVPAKSTLVFSFIGYKTMDVAVGDQTTLDVRLVADLTNLDEVVVTANAIVREKKELGYAVSTVGGSELVKARDPNLLNSLAGRVAGVRITQQSGSVGGSSRVVIRGANSLSSASEPLFVVDGIPISNSSFNNSETDIVTGGVDVGNRASDLNPDDIEAMTVLKGAAASALYGSRARNGVIVVTTKRGKVGSKKMNITLNTSYRTDNVLKVPDLQTDYAQGNLGVYNPRLGNGWGPKISSITGPVLDYKGEQVQSLTAHPQNWKNFFVTGNTMINSIAIDGASDQGDYRVGYTNLRQTGTVPGSELTRNTFAINAGRKITSRLLSRAWLNYVRTTSDGRPQQGSNTTNIIGTILAGTPVTVDINELRNNLFAPATQSVPAGWTGDLARAIDLDGIQNNPYFVTTFNKFSNTVDRVYGGTSLSYDVAPWLNLTGRVGTDFFTENRRSTTRRGTRGRLNGQFDTNDIFERELQTDLLGTVTRQLSTDWTFKGIVGHQFNQRTIRRSRVLSDGLNIDQLYTFANAQSNVASNFYSRREIYGLYGDFSFDYKNYLFLNVTGRNDWSSTLPVDNNSYFYPSASASFVLTEAFPNLGIVHKDILSYAKLRANYANVGSDEDPYQLAFTYNPLTQASDIYTFNILYPIGGASAFGATNVLPPTNLRPQQQTSYEFGAELKFFGGRLGLDMTYYKTFNYDQIISIAVPQSTGYSARRLNVGELSNKGIEAMLTVTPLKTRSGFRWDAALNFNRNVNRVESLAPGLTEFVTTSGDGFGIFVVAKPGETFNIQGVGWLRDPNGNIVINPSTGLRTPGPRRLLGSIYPDWTMGISNSVSYKGFDFSFLIDIRKGGVINSQTVGIVRSGGLAAETAINNRTPFIDPGVIRNADGSYRPNDVPVASVQQYWSQLDNSVSPETNTFDGSFTKLREVRLAYNFPRALVGKTPFSNISLGVEGRNLWIIHSNVPHIDPEANVLGTGLIGEGLERGSIPSSRSIGANLRLAF, from the coding sequence ATGAAAAAACTGTTACCGATTTTTCTGCTACTGCTGGGCATAGGGCTTCGTATACAAGCCCAGACCCGTACGATAACAGGCCGGGTATCATCTCCCGAAAATGAAGATATGCCCGGCGTAAGCATCCTGATAAAAGGCTCAAATACTGGCACCGTTACGACCGCCAACGGAACCTATCAGCTGGCTGTTCCTGCAAAAAGCACGCTCGTTTTTTCATTTATCGGCTACAAAACAATGGATGTCGCTGTGGGTGATCAAACGACGCTTGATGTGAGGCTGGTTGCCGATCTGACCAATCTCGACGAAGTAGTCGTTACGGCTAACGCCATCGTACGGGAGAAAAAAGAATTAGGCTACGCTGTTTCAACCGTGGGCGGTAGTGAACTTGTGAAAGCACGCGATCCAAACCTACTTAATTCACTGGCCGGACGCGTTGCCGGGGTTCGTATTACGCAACAGTCGGGCTCAGTAGGCGGCTCCAGCCGTGTAGTTATTCGTGGAGCGAATTCACTTTCAAGCGCTAGTGAGCCGCTTTTTGTAGTAGATGGCATTCCAATCTCGAACTCCTCATTTAATAACTCCGAAACGGATATTGTTACGGGCGGTGTCGATGTCGGTAACCGGGCCAGCGACCTTAATCCCGATGATATTGAGGCCATGACCGTATTGAAGGGCGCTGCAGCTTCTGCGCTGTATGGCTCCCGTGCACGTAATGGTGTCATTGTTGTAACGACGAAACGCGGCAAAGTCGGGTCAAAAAAAATGAATATTACCCTCAACACATCCTATCGTACTGATAATGTGTTAAAAGTGCCCGACCTTCAGACCGACTATGCGCAGGGTAATCTTGGGGTTTATAATCCTCGACTAGGGAACGGCTGGGGGCCAAAAATTTCATCAATAACGGGACCAGTACTGGATTACAAAGGAGAGCAGGTCCAAAGCCTTACAGCTCACCCACAGAACTGGAAAAATTTCTTCGTGACCGGCAATACCATGATCAACAGCATTGCTATCGATGGAGCCAGTGATCAGGGAGACTACCGGGTGGGCTATACGAACCTGCGCCAGACAGGTACCGTTCCTGGTTCTGAGCTAACCCGGAATACGTTTGCCATTAATGCCGGTCGGAAAATTACGAGCCGACTGTTGTCGCGTGCCTGGCTCAACTACGTGCGCACAACCAGCGATGGGCGCCCCCAGCAAGGGTCAAATACGACCAATATTATTGGCACCATTCTGGCCGGAACACCCGTAACCGTTGACATTAATGAGCTACGGAATAATCTGTTCGCCCCCGCTACCCAGTCTGTACCAGCGGGCTGGACGGGTGATCTGGCACGGGCTATCGACCTGGACGGTATTCAGAACAACCCTTATTTTGTAACAACATTCAATAAATTCTCCAATACCGTCGACCGGGTATATGGTGGCACCAGTCTGAGTTATGATGTTGCTCCCTGGCTTAATCTTACCGGGCGCGTTGGAACTGATTTCTTCACTGAAAATCGCCGTTCGACCACACGCCGTGGTACACGAGGCCGATTAAATGGCCAATTTGATACCAATGACATTTTTGAACGTGAATTACAGACAGACTTACTTGGTACGGTCACACGTCAATTGTCTACTGACTGGACGTTTAAGGGCATTGTTGGCCATCAGTTCAACCAACGAACAATCCGGCGGTCGCGCGTATTGTCGGATGGGTTGAACATTGATCAGCTGTATACATTTGCCAACGCCCAGTCGAACGTAGCCTCAAATTTTTATAGTCGGCGCGAAATTTATGGCCTATATGGCGACTTTAGTTTCGATTATAAGAACTACCTGTTTCTGAACGTAACGGGCCGTAATGACTGGTCATCAACACTGCCCGTCGACAACAATTCGTATTTCTACCCGTCGGCCAGTGCCTCGTTTGTGCTAACCGAAGCATTTCCCAATCTGGGCATTGTTCACAAAGACATTTTGAGTTATGCAAAGCTTCGGGCAAACTATGCAAATGTTGGTTCAGATGAAGACCCTTACCAGTTGGCGTTCACGTATAATCCGCTCACTCAGGCCAGCGATATTTACACCTTCAACATCCTTTATCCGATAGGTGGTGCATCAGCATTTGGAGCTACAAACGTATTACCGCCCACCAACCTGCGACCTCAACAGCAAACCTCCTACGAATTTGGTGCCGAATTGAAGTTTTTTGGTGGTCGGCTGGGGCTGGACATGACTTATTACAAAACCTTCAATTACGACCAGATTATATCGATTGCGGTCCCTCAGTCAACGGGTTACTCAGCCCGGCGATTGAATGTGGGCGAACTATCGAATAAGGGAATTGAAGCGATGCTCACGGTCACTCCCCTCAAAACCCGCTCCGGTTTCCGCTGGGATGCCGCCTTGAATTTTAATCGCAATGTCAATCGGGTCGAATCATTAGCGCCCGGCTTAACAGAGTTTGTCACTACCTCGGGCGATGGCTTCGGCATTTTCGTGGTTGCGAAACCTGGTGAAACATTTAACATTCAGGGAGTTGGCTGGCTTCGTGATCCCAATGGGAACATTGTCATCAATCCCTCAACGGGGCTACGAACACCGGGGCCACGCCGGTTACTTGGATCCATATATCCTGACTGGACCATGGGCATCAGCAATTCGGTATCCTACAAAGGTTTCGATTTTAGTTTCCTGATCGACATTCGCAAAGGTGGGGTCATCAACTCCCAAACGGTGGGTATCGTGCGTAGCGGTGGGCTAGCCGCCGAAACGGCAATTAACAACCGCACACCGTTCATTGATCCGGGAGTGATCAGGAACGCCGATGGATCATACCGACCCAACGACGTTCCGGTAGCCAGCGTACAACAATACTGGAGCCAGTTAGATAACTCCGTAAGTCCGGAAACCAACACCTTCGACGGTTCTTTTACGAAACTCCGTGAGGTACGACTAGCCTACAATTTTCCCAGGGCGCTGGTTGGCAAAACACCTTTCAGCAACATTTCACTAGGGGTCGAAGGGCGTAATTTATGGATCATCCACTCCAATGTGCCTCACATTGACCCCGAAGCTAATGTATTAGGAACCGGGCTTATTGGCGAAGGACTGGAGCGGGGCAGTATTCCCAGCAGCCGGAGTATTGGCGCTAACCTGCGCCTGGCATTCTAA
- a CDS encoding peptidylprolyl isomerase, whose amino-acid sequence MNYCVVYVLLLVNLWATATAQQVRIDTEAGAITILLYPEKAPGTVANFLRYVDDKRYDGAKFYRVVRLDNQATSPVKIEVIQGGLQTDSTRMFPPIPQETTAKTGLKHLDGTLSMARGTPESGASEFFICINAQPELDFGGKRNPDGQGFAAFGQVISGMDVVRKIQAGETGQPGPTNAYSNPLQLLRKPVLIRTIKRTR is encoded by the coding sequence ATGAACTATTGTGTAGTATATGTCCTCTTGTTAGTCAATTTATGGGCAACCGCAACTGCTCAACAGGTCCGGATTGACACAGAAGCGGGGGCTATCACCATTCTATTGTATCCTGAAAAAGCCCCCGGTACGGTAGCCAACTTTCTACGGTATGTAGATGATAAACGATATGACGGCGCCAAATTCTATCGTGTCGTGCGTTTAGACAATCAGGCGACCAGCCCAGTCAAAATTGAAGTTATTCAGGGTGGCTTACAGACCGATTCAACCCGCATGTTTCCGCCAATTCCGCAGGAAACAACCGCTAAAACTGGCCTAAAACACCTGGATGGAACCCTGTCGATGGCGCGCGGGACACCCGAAAGTGGAGCATCCGAATTTTTTATCTGTATTAACGCCCAGCCTGAGCTTGATTTCGGCGGCAAACGCAATCCTGATGGTCAGGGTTTTGCAGCCTTTGGCCAGGTGATATCCGGTATGGATGTGGTTCGCAAAATCCAGGCGGGCGAAACCGGTCAGCCAGGGCCAACCAACGCGTACTCCAATCCCCTGCAACTACTCCGCAAACCAGTGCTTATCCGCACTATCAAGCGGACACGCTAG